A genomic region of Catalinimonas niigatensis contains the following coding sequences:
- a CDS encoding sensor histidine kinase — protein sequence MKSDDFSVFKIIIPTSECYRHLLVWGVVWIFMVSGGIQVDWPLWFSIWTQTPYVIVFGITFYLTLYHVCPKLHENKINLLTGHLLVGGLFMLLYSFCNRVIPEYGNQWEGILDYPFSEDIVEAMNMLIFIWIPAYGLYYSKHGIALTKRNSLKAIELAQTQEQLARQELQFYKSQFNAHLTFNTLSHIYSKIMEQEEAAQPILLLSEILRYNTATKADSLVKLDTEISYLHNFIQIHKTIYPDLHIIFNIYGDTRNFLMLPRILVNFVENAIKHGVGNDPDFPITITLSANDFLEFKVVNKIRSSASASSTRVGLEITQQTLRAFYHQHHTLKIDQNQAIYSVSLKIFSAKDPVLVS from the coding sequence ATGAAAAGTGATGATTTTTCTGTTTTTAAGATAATCATTCCAACTAGCGAGTGCTACCGTCATCTACTGGTATGGGGAGTAGTATGGATTTTCATGGTAAGTGGCGGAATTCAGGTAGACTGGCCGCTGTGGTTCAGTATCTGGACCCAAACTCCATACGTAATCGTCTTTGGAATTACCTTCTATCTTACCCTCTATCATGTATGCCCTAAATTGCATGAAAACAAGATTAACTTATTGACTGGACACCTGTTAGTAGGAGGTTTATTTATGTTATTGTATAGCTTTTGTAACCGGGTTATTCCGGAATATGGAAATCAATGGGAAGGTATTCTTGATTATCCTTTCAGTGAAGATATTGTTGAGGCAATGAACATGCTGATTTTTATTTGGATTCCAGCCTATGGTCTTTATTACAGTAAACACGGCATAGCACTTACCAAGCGAAATAGCCTGAAAGCGATAGAACTTGCTCAAACGCAAGAGCAACTGGCCCGACAGGAGTTACAATTTTACAAAAGCCAGTTTAATGCCCATCTTACTTTCAATACGCTGTCCCATATCTATTCCAAAATTATGGAGCAGGAAGAAGCAGCCCAACCCATTTTACTGCTTTCTGAAATCCTTCGCTACAATACGGCAACCAAAGCGGATAGTCTGGTCAAATTAGATACTGAGATAAGTTACCTTCATAACTTCATTCAAATTCATAAGACCATTTATCCTGATCTCCATATTATCTTTAACATATATGGGGATACTCGAAATTTCCTGATGCTGCCTCGTATCCTGGTTAATTTTGTTGAAAATGCGATTAAGCACGGTGTTGGAAATGACCCTGATTTTCCTATCACCATCACCCTTTCAGCAAATGATTTCCTTGAATTTAAGGTGGTCAATAAAATTCGTTCATCGGCCTCTGCCAGCAGTACACGTGTAGGCTTGGAGATTACACAACAGACATTACGCGCTTTTTATCATCAACATCACACCTTGAAAATTGATCAGAATCAGGCTATTTATAGCGTTTCCTTAAAAATATTTTCAGCAAAAGATCCTGTTTTAGTGAGTTAA
- a CDS encoding LytR/AlgR family response regulator transcription factor — MLKIIAIDDNVSALHIIEKYAAKVSWINLIKSFTSPLQALNFLNDHPVDAVLIDVQMQDISGLEFIAIVKQKGMGILPTFIIVSAFDEYAIKGYDLNICDYLLKPYGFDRFLTALEKVRTVGKEEVRTINHTNLFVRQNNKHLRVEPATILYIESNGHTVKIHSAADTPLLVTETMSYMEALMKPYGFHRVHKQFLINRAYIKEIDFPFIVMEHSKQTIPIGKTYRTIVRYLSNNTLY, encoded by the coding sequence ATGCTAAAGATCATTGCTATTGATGATAATGTTTCTGCCTTGCATATTATTGAGAAGTATGCTGCTAAAGTGTCTTGGATCAACCTGATCAAGTCATTTACTTCTCCATTACAGGCTTTGAATTTCCTCAATGATCACCCTGTTGATGCAGTTTTAATTGATGTTCAAATGCAGGATATCAGTGGCCTGGAATTCATTGCTATTGTGAAACAAAAGGGAATGGGTATACTACCAACTTTTATTATAGTATCGGCTTTTGATGAATATGCGATTAAGGGTTACGATTTGAATATCTGCGATTACTTGCTCAAACCTTATGGCTTTGATCGTTTCCTCACCGCTTTAGAAAAAGTAAGAACAGTAGGCAAAGAAGAGGTTCGTACTATAAACCATACTAATCTTTTTGTTCGCCAAAATAATAAACATCTTCGAGTTGAACCGGCTACTATCCTCTATATAGAATCCAATGGGCATACGGTAAAGATTCATTCGGCAGCGGACACACCGCTATTGGTTACTGAAACGATGAGCTATATGGAAGCCTTGATGAAACCCTATGGCTTTCACCGGGTACACAAGCAGTTTCTAATCAACAGAGCCTACATCAAGGAAATTGACTTTCCTTTTATTGTTATGGAGCACAGCAAACAGACCATCCCTATCGGTAAAACCTACCGCACTATAGTCAGGTACTTAAGCAACAACACCTTGTACTAA
- a CDS encoding peptidase domain-containing ABC transporter — MRFPLYRQLDSVDCGPTCLRMIARYYGKYYSLEEIREVTFMGKEGTSLLNLSGAAEQIGFLSEAVMVEADVLFEDIPLPCIAHWQQEHFVVVYKITTKYVYVADPAIGKVKYGREAFLKGWCQPENKTGILLLLEPSTTFRNEKEDKSTKSQWHIINSFLKPYRPYLGMVLAGVFTLSIIQLAMPFLAQALVDEGIRQNNLNFIYIILIAQLVLFGSQTLGEAIRNYLLLYVGSRVSLSLLSDFLQKLVQLPFTFFERKNLGDLFQRITDSDRIEGFLTQQSITLLFSLLNVVVLGGVLLFYHWLIFVLFFSGALLYVLWISWFAKKRLTLEQQRFSVSAREQGQLHDLLYGMPEIKINDSQQRRRWRWEAVRIRQHQIATRTLAVEQWQLQGGQVLHELKNIGITFLSALFVIQGEMTLGMLIAVQYILGQLNAPLLSLIGFHQSAQDAKLSLSRLNEVYHDSNHYQLDKSTLTDTLLDSALHGPIVLENVSFRYAGPQSPVVLQDVSCSIPEGKVTAIVGTSGSGKTTLLKLLLKFYEPTEGRISAGNCTLGKLPSTTWLSECGVVMQDGYIFDDTILANITESDSRNPLDKSRLAHAVRIAHLETFIHSLPNDYKTHIGQNGMGLSGGQRQRILIARAVYKDPKYLFFDEATSALDAETERFIVNNLENFYQDRTVIIVAHRLSTVKHADQILVLEEGKVVEQGTHTELACKKGFYYNLVKNQLELGV, encoded by the coding sequence ATGCGCTTTCCTTTATACCGTCAGCTTGACTCCGTAGACTGTGGGCCTACCTGTTTGCGTATGATTGCCCGCTATTATGGGAAGTACTATTCCTTGGAAGAGATCAGAGAAGTTACCTTTATGGGGAAAGAAGGCACTTCTCTATTGAATCTTTCTGGCGCCGCAGAACAAATTGGTTTTCTTTCTGAAGCAGTGATGGTGGAAGCTGATGTTTTGTTTGAGGATATTCCACTTCCCTGCATTGCCCACTGGCAACAAGAACACTTTGTGGTGGTCTATAAAATTACTACAAAGTATGTCTATGTAGCTGACCCTGCCATAGGAAAGGTTAAATACGGCAGAGAGGCATTTCTTAAAGGCTGGTGTCAGCCGGAAAATAAAACCGGCATACTTTTACTGCTGGAACCTTCGACAACCTTCCGTAATGAAAAAGAGGATAAGTCAACCAAAAGTCAATGGCATATCATAAACTCATTTCTCAAGCCTTACCGGCCTTACCTGGGTATGGTACTGGCAGGGGTATTCACTTTGAGTATCATTCAGTTAGCCATGCCTTTTCTTGCTCAAGCCCTGGTAGATGAAGGGATACGACAAAATAATCTGAATTTCATCTACATCATACTTATCGCTCAGTTAGTACTTTTTGGTTCTCAGACTTTGGGTGAGGCAATACGAAATTATTTATTGCTTTATGTGGGTAGCAGAGTTAGTCTTTCCTTACTCTCAGATTTCCTACAAAAGCTGGTGCAACTACCTTTCACTTTTTTTGAGCGAAAAAACCTTGGGGATCTTTTTCAGCGGATTACTGATAGTGATAGGATAGAAGGATTCTTAACCCAACAATCTATAACTCTGTTATTTTCTTTACTTAATGTAGTTGTGCTTGGAGGGGTACTGTTATTTTACCACTGGCTCATCTTTGTGCTTTTTTTCTCAGGGGCTCTTTTGTATGTGCTCTGGATAAGCTGGTTTGCAAAAAAAAGACTTACCCTTGAACAGCAGCGCTTTTCAGTTTCCGCCCGTGAACAGGGACAACTGCATGATCTGCTCTACGGCATGCCGGAAATCAAGATCAACGATTCTCAGCAGCGGAGACGCTGGCGCTGGGAAGCAGTCCGTATCAGGCAGCACCAGATCGCTACCCGTACATTAGCCGTAGAACAGTGGCAGTTGCAGGGTGGACAGGTTCTGCACGAGCTTAAAAACATTGGCATTACTTTTCTATCTGCTCTTTTTGTTATTCAAGGAGAGATGACATTGGGAATGCTGATTGCCGTACAGTATATCTTGGGACAATTAAATGCTCCATTGCTGAGTTTGATAGGTTTTCATCAATCCGCACAGGATGCTAAGCTAAGCTTATCTCGATTAAATGAAGTCTATCATGATAGTAATCATTATCAATTGGATAAAAGCACATTGACTGATACACTACTAGACTCTGCTTTGCATGGACCAATCGTTTTAGAAAATGTCTCTTTCCGGTATGCCGGCCCTCAATCGCCTGTAGTGCTACAGGATGTGAGTTGTTCTATACCAGAGGGAAAGGTCACAGCTATTGTAGGAACTAGTGGGAGTGGAAAAACAACACTATTGAAGCTTTTACTCAAATTCTATGAACCAACGGAAGGAAGGATTTCCGCAGGAAACTGCACTCTTGGTAAATTACCTTCAACCACCTGGTTATCTGAGTGTGGTGTGGTGATGCAAGATGGTTATATCTTTGATGATACAATTCTTGCCAACATCACAGAATCAGACAGTAGGAATCCATTAGATAAATCCAGATTAGCCCATGCTGTTCGCATTGCTCACCTGGAGACATTTATCCATTCGCTACCTAACGATTACAAGACACACATCGGACAAAACGGAATGGGACTCTCTGGAGGACAGCGCCAAAGAATCCTGATTGCCCGGGCAGTATATAAAGATCCTAAGTACCTTTTTTTTGATGAGGCCACCAGTGCCCTAGATGCTGAGACCGAAAGATTTATTGTTAATAATTTGGAAAACTTCTACCAAGACCGCACTGTCATCATCGTAGCCCATCGGCTCAGTACGGTAAAGCATGCTGACCAAATACTTGTATTAGAAGAGGGAAAAGTGGTAGAACAGGGTACACATACAGAGCTTGCTTGCAAGAAAGGTTTCTACTACAACTTAGTTAAAAACCAGTTGGAGTTAGGTGTATGA
- a CDS encoding DUF2135 domain-containing protein, which translates to MRILSNIAELDLENHELLKILAHTYLQIGEFERSLYLFDKVAQLRPDEPQSQRDLALAYQANEEYQKALDIFLEIILTEWNDFDERFPSIKSTVLHEMNNLISLHKTKLDLSSVPKELIIDLPIDIRIVLDWNTLETDLDLWVTEPSGEKCYYENALTKLGGQLTEDYMDGYGPEEYLLKDAVPGEYKIEANFYDERVQKISGPVTLQVSIFTTYGSKHQKKKEITMQLEGVEDVIEIGSFNWYD; encoded by the coding sequence TTGAGAATTCTTTCCAATATTGCTGAGCTTGATTTAGAGAATCATGAATTGTTGAAAATCCTGGCGCATACATATCTTCAGATCGGAGAGTTTGAAAGAAGTCTTTATTTATTTGATAAGGTAGCACAGCTAAGACCAGATGAGCCACAATCCCAAAGAGATCTGGCACTTGCTTATCAGGCAAATGAAGAATATCAAAAAGCATTAGATATTTTCCTGGAAATAATTTTGACTGAGTGGAATGATTTTGACGAAAGGTTTCCTTCGATCAAATCCACTGTTTTGCATGAAATGAACAACCTAATATCATTGCACAAGACGAAACTTGATCTCTCATCTGTTCCAAAAGAATTAATCATTGATCTGCCTATAGATATAAGAATAGTTCTGGATTGGAATACATTGGAGACAGATTTAGACCTTTGGGTTACTGAACCCAGTGGAGAAAAGTGTTATTACGAAAATGCTTTGACTAAACTCGGAGGGCAGTTGACAGAAGACTACATGGATGGTTATGGCCCAGAGGAATATTTATTAAAAGATGCTGTACCCGGCGAGTATAAAATAGAAGCTAACTTTTACGATGAAAGAGTGCAGAAAATTTCAGGACCAGTTACCCTCCAGGTATCAATATTTACTACTTATGGCTCAAAACATCAAAAGAAGAAGGAAATAACCATGCAGCTTGAAGGAGTGGAGGATGTAATTGAAATAGGTAGTTTTAATTGGTATGACTAA
- a CDS encoding prolyl oligopeptidase family serine peptidase has protein sequence MKNIIWILFLVYHTSVGQYIRKVSLPQGLEVDTIFGIQYNDPFRELENLDNPITRTWIDQKNQQVQQLLTHLTVRQTFIEELEQLKDSSPVRASVPVVNGTYTYAIRYLSETGAQQVISFRHPLDSGTMLFSTQDIVENDSSQYTIESINPSPDNKYIAVCGFADGSDEMEIRVFDLKSGSFTPEVINASLSYYPYWLPNSQAFFYTQLSIPDDSTDWFDHVRVKLHRLGTLQETDRVILDQDRFEDLSYQGGDFPTLQVLPDSVTVRCSIAHGYSQYLSYHIAPLSSVLQSEPPTVVWKELSPDQSIINVLFDRDFAYQLISDNDSVTQIIKAPLGQPDSSVILLSESEGYISELEVREGGVYVELVRNGISQLLYIKDDQELNIPLPFQGDVDLLSEAYQAKISGQGIYFGLSGWDQEYGIYYYDPAENKTKLTAIRPVGDNPYSKDLVVEEVMVASYDGVLVPLTIIYKKGLKRNGRNPVILEAYGAYGLSLEPYFDADLLPWFNRGGILAKAHVRGGGEKGTSWHSQGRKAQKQNSWKDLLACSEYLIKQGYTSPGHLGLNGNSAGGIAIGMALNEQPDLFKAAVLEYPFLNPTRLVASSDGIVHYEEFGNPEDSIEFGYLCQMDPYLHLTEKNYPAIMLTAGEKDTRVEVWEPAKYAAKMEAVRLNDAVTLLRVYSGGHGVVDETAYRQQLADKFAFFLWQLQSTDSRILQGNSSNH, from the coding sequence ATGAAGAATATTATTTGGATTCTCTTCCTTGTATACCATACATCTGTAGGACAGTACATCCGTAAAGTTTCTTTACCTCAAGGATTGGAAGTCGATACCATTTTTGGAATACAGTATAATGATCCTTTTCGTGAATTAGAAAATCTGGACAACCCTATTACCCGTACCTGGATTGATCAAAAGAACCAGCAGGTCCAACAATTACTTACCCACCTAACGGTTCGTCAGACATTCATAGAAGAGTTGGAACAGCTTAAAGACTCATCGCCTGTTCGCGCTTCTGTACCAGTAGTTAATGGCACCTACACTTATGCTATCCGATACTTAAGTGAAACAGGAGCGCAGCAAGTGATTAGTTTTCGGCATCCTTTAGATTCAGGGACTATGTTATTTAGCACTCAAGATATTGTAGAAAATGACAGTAGTCAGTATACAATTGAAAGTATCAACCCATCACCTGATAATAAATACATTGCCGTCTGTGGTTTTGCCGATGGTAGCGATGAGATGGAGATCCGGGTATTTGACTTAAAATCAGGCAGTTTCACTCCAGAAGTTATCAATGCCAGCCTTTCGTACTATCCTTATTGGTTGCCTAATAGTCAGGCATTTTTCTATACTCAGCTCAGTATTCCTGACGACTCCACCGACTGGTTTGATCATGTACGGGTCAAATTACATAGGTTAGGTACACTCCAAGAGACTGATCGGGTGATCTTAGATCAAGACCGATTTGAGGACTTATCCTATCAAGGGGGTGATTTTCCAACCCTTCAGGTATTGCCCGATAGCGTTACGGTACGATGCTCAATAGCACATGGGTATTCACAATACTTATCTTATCATATTGCACCCTTATCCTCTGTGTTGCAGTCTGAACCCCCAACTGTTGTATGGAAAGAGCTTTCCCCGGATCAGTCAATTATCAACGTGCTCTTTGACAGGGATTTCGCTTACCAGTTGATCAGCGACAATGATTCTGTAACCCAAATCATCAAAGCCCCCTTGGGTCAGCCTGACTCATCCGTGATCCTTCTGTCTGAATCTGAAGGCTATATTAGCGAACTTGAAGTCAGGGAAGGAGGTGTATATGTCGAGCTCGTTCGTAATGGCATTAGCCAACTATTATACATAAAGGATGATCAAGAATTAAACATTCCTCTTCCTTTCCAGGGAGATGTAGACTTATTATCCGAAGCTTATCAAGCCAAAATCAGTGGCCAAGGGATTTACTTTGGACTATCGGGATGGGATCAGGAGTACGGTATCTACTATTATGATCCTGCTGAAAATAAGACCAAGCTAACAGCTATCCGGCCAGTGGGTGATAACCCATACAGCAAAGACTTAGTGGTAGAAGAAGTGATGGTAGCTTCATATGATGGAGTACTTGTGCCACTTACAATTATTTATAAAAAAGGACTAAAACGTAACGGACGTAATCCCGTCATTCTGGAAGCCTATGGTGCCTATGGCCTTTCCTTAGAGCCCTATTTTGATGCAGACTTACTTCCATGGTTCAACCGGGGAGGAATACTTGCCAAAGCTCACGTTAGGGGAGGAGGAGAAAAAGGAACATCCTGGCACTCCCAGGGCAGAAAAGCTCAGAAACAGAATTCCTGGAAAGACCTGCTGGCTTGTAGTGAGTATTTGATAAAGCAAGGCTATACCTCACCTGGGCATTTAGGTTTAAATGGGAATAGCGCAGGAGGTATTGCTATTGGAATGGCCCTGAATGAGCAACCTGATTTATTTAAAGCGGCAGTGCTTGAGTATCCGTTTCTAAATCCTACCCGTCTGGTTGCGTCTTCGGATGGCATCGTCCACTATGAAGAATTTGGTAATCCTGAGGACTCCATAGAGTTTGGCTATTTATGCCAGATGGACCCCTATCTGCACCTTACTGAAAAGAACTATCCAGCAATTATGCTTACCGCTGGAGAAAAAGATACGCGGGTTGAAGTGTGGGAGCCTGCCAAATATGCCGCTAAAATGGAAGCCGTCAGACTCAATGATGCTGTAACTTTATTAAGAGTTTATTCAGGAGGTCATGGGGTAGTTGATGAGACAGCCTATAGACAGCAACTGGCTGATAAGTTTGCCTTTTTTCTCTGGCAACTACAGTCAACTGATTCCAGGATTTTACAGGGTAACTCATCTAATCATTAG
- a CDS encoding LytR/AlgR family response regulator transcription factor, which produces MPLLEKSTTLHCLVVDDQPASSEVLCRYIERTKGLQLAGSFSDGLVAFDYLKTSPDLHLIFLDVEMPMINGFDLLAMINQHDSSLLPLVILTTGHAQYAAQGYYFDRVAGFLQKVVSYPSFLSMVEKARRVLTENDVSKIIHDQILAERDMVFIKTSFNRKERYERIDLNELLFIKSDRNYIHLVTDKNEYLVKNSLSDIEKQLFKKSFIRVHKSYLVNLARIRRVEVKQLFMDGGKTVPISETYRSNLVSRLSELSIEDK; this is translated from the coding sequence ATGCCTCTTTTAGAAAAATCAACTACTCTTCACTGCCTGGTGGTGGATGATCAGCCTGCATCTAGCGAAGTCCTTTGTCGCTATATAGAAAGAACGAAGGGGCTGCAACTGGCTGGATCTTTTTCTGATGGGTTAGTTGCATTTGACTACCTAAAAACCTCCCCTGATCTTCATTTGATTTTTTTAGACGTGGAAATGCCCATGATCAATGGGTTTGACTTGTTGGCTATGATTAACCAGCATGATAGCAGCTTGCTTCCTTTGGTCATCTTAACTACTGGCCATGCACAGTATGCAGCACAAGGCTATTACTTTGACCGAGTAGCTGGCTTCTTACAGAAGGTTGTCAGCTACCCTAGTTTCTTGTCTATGGTAGAGAAAGCCCGGCGTGTCTTGACAGAAAATGATGTTTCTAAGATAATTCATGATCAAATTTTGGCAGAAAGAGATATGGTTTTCATCAAAACCAGCTTTAACCGCAAAGAACGCTATGAGCGAATTGATCTGAATGAACTGCTATTTATCAAAAGTGACCGCAATTATATTCACCTGGTAACTGACAAAAATGAATATCTGGTAAAGAACTCTCTGAGTGACATTGAAAAGCAACTTTTTAAAAAAAGCTTTATCCGGGTCCATAAGTCATACCTTGTTAATCTTGCCCGTATACGGCGTGTTGAGGTGAAACAACTTTTCATGGATGGTGGAAAGACAGTTCCAATAAGTGAAACCTACCGGTCAAACTTAGTCAGTAGACTCAGCGAATTGTCTATTGAAGACAAATAG
- a CDS encoding HlyD family secretion protein codes for MKLLPNPISELKEPSEYLQEVLATPPHWVIRWGQFGIFLLVIILLTLSWMIRYPDRISGKLLITTANPPIGIIAKTDGYIIDLLVADHDKVEEGEVLAIIQNPARYEDVVELRMTLQQLNTNNLAGTLADSLVFPIYQLGSMQSNYSQLQTAWSAYEQYQKLRPHYQERLSLERQLIQHQQLLVQKQAEQALLDRKSELIEKDFLRNKQLYTTQSIAEKALEISEQEWIDAKYASQVLASELTQIQLHMSQLIQKQQQLSHQQDQTQTLLQSTLQSALDNQIAALSQWEELYVLKAPISGRISLFDIENANQYVHTQDTVMRIVPDNNQPVLGRLLVPIQNFGKVKVGQKVKVYLDNYPHEEYGTLSAIVEDFSALPQQGCYRMVVSFPEGLKTQYGRVIPAQQYMQGRAEIITEERRLLERVFDKLKAETHIANTLSSN; via the coding sequence ATGAAACTGTTACCAAATCCAATATCAGAACTTAAAGAACCTTCTGAATACTTGCAGGAAGTTCTTGCTACTCCACCCCATTGGGTAATCCGCTGGGGACAGTTTGGGATATTTTTATTGGTAATAATACTGTTGACTTTAAGCTGGATGATCCGTTATCCGGATCGCATTTCAGGGAAGTTATTAATTACTACTGCCAATCCACCCATTGGAATAATAGCCAAAACAGACGGTTACATCATAGACCTGCTCGTAGCTGATCATGACAAAGTAGAGGAGGGAGAAGTGCTGGCTATTATTCAAAACCCAGCTCGTTATGAAGATGTGGTAGAATTGAGAATGACTTTGCAACAACTCAATACCAATAATCTTGCTGGGACATTAGCTGATTCATTGGTATTCCCTATCTATCAGCTGGGAAGCATGCAATCCAATTATTCTCAATTGCAGACTGCCTGGTCAGCCTATGAACAATATCAAAAACTAAGACCTCACTACCAGGAACGGTTATCTTTGGAACGCCAACTGATTCAGCATCAACAACTCCTGGTTCAAAAGCAAGCTGAACAGGCACTACTTGATCGTAAATCTGAATTGATTGAGAAAGATTTTCTTCGTAACAAACAACTTTACACTACTCAATCCATTGCCGAAAAAGCTTTAGAGATAAGTGAACAGGAATGGATAGATGCTAAATACGCTTCCCAAGTACTTGCCAGTGAGCTTACTCAAATTCAATTGCATATGAGTCAATTGATACAAAAGCAGCAGCAATTATCGCATCAGCAGGATCAGACCCAGACACTGTTACAAAGTACATTACAGAGTGCTTTAGACAATCAGATTGCAGCTCTTTCTCAATGGGAAGAACTATATGTATTGAAAGCTCCTATTTCAGGTAGGATATCACTTTTTGATATTGAAAACGCAAATCAATATGTGCATACCCAGGATACGGTGATGCGAATAGTGCCTGATAATAATCAGCCGGTATTGGGTCGTTTGTTGGTTCCTATACAGAATTTTGGTAAGGTAAAGGTTGGGCAAAAAGTAAAGGTATATCTGGACAATTATCCGCATGAAGAATATGGAACTCTTTCTGCCATAGTAGAAGATTTTTCTGCCTTACCTCAGCAAGGATGTTACCGGATGGTAGTTAGTTTTCCTGAAGGTCTGAAAACACAATATGGAAGAGTAATTCCCGCCCAGCAATATATGCAAGGCAGGGCTGAGATTATTACCGAAGAACGTAGGTTGCTGGAGCGTGTGTTTGATAAATTGAAAGCTGAAACTCATATTGCAAATACGCTCTCCAGCAACTAA